In Deinococcus sedimenti, a single genomic region encodes these proteins:
- a CDS encoding SDR family oxidoreductase, with amino-acid sequence MTTPASSTTIAVTGATGHLGHLTLQALLKRGVPAGNLVALVRDPAKATDLAAQGIQVRQADYKQPETLRDALQGVNRLLLVSSNDFDDRVGQHRHVIDAARAAGVDLIAYTSILNADRSGMMLAGDHQATEALLRDSGVPFTLLRNGWYTENYDLKGAVKNGAILGAAGTHALNPAPRQDYAEAAAAVLSTDGHAGQTYELAGDEAVTLADLAAEVARQSGQPVAYHDLSAEEYARTLAGFGVPEGFAHVLADSDTGITRGELTTDRRDLSRLIGRPTTPITRAVTDALNA; translated from the coding sequence ATGACCACCCCAGCCAGCAGCACCACCATCGCCGTCACCGGAGCCACCGGCCACCTCGGCCACCTCACCCTGCAGGCCCTCCTGAAGCGCGGCGTGCCCGCCGGGAACCTCGTCGCCCTCGTCCGCGACCCCGCGAAGGCCACCGACCTCGCCGCGCAGGGCATTCAGGTCCGCCAGGCCGACTACAAGCAACCCGAGACCCTCCGCGACGCCCTGCAGGGCGTCAACCGCCTGCTGCTCGTGTCCAGCAACGACTTCGACGACCGCGTCGGACAGCACCGCCACGTCATCGACGCCGCCCGCGCCGCCGGCGTGGACCTGATCGCGTACACCAGCATCCTGAACGCCGACCGCAGCGGCATGATGCTCGCTGGGGACCACCAGGCCACCGAGGCCCTTCTGCGCGACTCCGGCGTGCCCTTCACGCTGCTGCGCAACGGCTGGTACACCGAGAACTACGACCTGAAGGGCGCCGTGAAGAATGGGGCCATCCTCGGCGCCGCCGGGACCCACGCGCTGAACCCCGCGCCCCGCCAGGACTACGCCGAGGCCGCCGCCGCCGTCCTGAGCACCGACGGGCACGCCGGACAGACCTACGAACTCGCCGGGGACGAGGCCGTCACCCTGGCCGATCTCGCCGCCGAGGTGGCCCGCCAGAGCGGCCAGCCTGTCGCGTACCACGACCTCAGCGCCGAGGAGTACGCCCGGACCCTCGCCGGATTCGGCGTTCCGGAAGGCTTTGCGCACGTCCTGGCCGACAGCGACACCGGCATTACGCGCGGCGAACTGACTACCGACCGCCGCGACCTGAGCCGCCTGATCGGCCGCCCCACCACGCCCATCACGCGGGCGGTGACGGACGCCCTGAACGCCTGA
- the sucC gene encoding ADP-forming succinate--CoA ligase subunit beta, with protein MKLHEYQGKEILRQFGVNVQDGKVARTPDEVRQIAREYGQPVVVKAQVHVGGRGKAGGVKFSPTEDKAFENGEKILGMDIKGLTVNKVLVTKAVDIDAGVEYYVGMIVDRNVQSYTLMASAEGGMEIEEVAAATPEKIIKHRVDPVTGLRPYEAREVAIKAGFKGNLNKIADMMVKMSEAALKRDAVLVEINPLFVDASGTPLALDTKFEIDDNAMYRHKDLADWRELEAEHPLEIEASKYGFAYVKLEGNVGVLGNGAGIVMTSLDVVNRAGAKPANFLDIGGGAKAEVVYNAVKLVSKDSDVKAIFINIFGGITRADEVAKGVIQALNEGILTKPVRMRIAGTAEDEAKALLADVNSPLIQMYPTMFEAADEAAKEANK; from the coding sequence GTGAAACTTCACGAATACCAGGGTAAGGAAATTCTGCGCCAGTTCGGCGTGAACGTTCAGGACGGCAAGGTCGCCCGCACGCCCGACGAGGTGCGCCAGATCGCCCGCGAGTACGGTCAGCCTGTCGTCGTCAAGGCTCAGGTGCACGTCGGCGGCCGCGGCAAGGCGGGCGGCGTGAAGTTCAGCCCCACCGAGGACAAGGCCTTCGAGAACGGCGAGAAGATCCTGGGCATGGACATCAAGGGCCTGACCGTGAATAAGGTCCTGGTCACCAAGGCCGTGGACATCGACGCGGGTGTCGAGTACTACGTCGGCATGATCGTCGACCGCAACGTGCAGAGCTACACCCTGATGGCCAGCGCGGAAGGCGGCATGGAGATCGAGGAAGTGGCCGCCGCCACCCCCGAGAAGATCATCAAGCACCGCGTGGACCCCGTCACGGGCCTGCGTCCCTACGAGGCGCGCGAGGTGGCCATCAAGGCCGGGTTCAAGGGCAACCTGAACAAGATCGCCGACATGATGGTCAAGATGAGCGAGGCCGCGCTGAAGCGTGACGCCGTGCTCGTCGAGATCAACCCCCTGTTCGTGGACGCCAGCGGCACGCCCCTGGCCCTGGACACCAAGTTCGAGATCGACGACAACGCCATGTACCGCCACAAGGACCTGGCCGACTGGCGCGAACTGGAAGCCGAGCACCCCCTCGAGATCGAGGCCAGCAAGTACGGCTTCGCGTATGTGAAACTCGAAGGCAACGTGGGCGTGCTGGGCAACGGCGCAGGCATCGTGATGACCAGTCTCGACGTGGTCAACCGCGCCGGTGCCAAGCCCGCGAACTTCCTCGACATCGGCGGCGGCGCCAAGGCCGAAGTCGTGTACAACGCCGTGAAGCTTGTCAGCAAGGACAGCGACGTCAAGGCGATCTTCATCAACATCTTCGGCGGCATCACCCGCGCCGACGAGGTCGCCAAGGGCGTCATCCAGGCGCTGAACGAGGGCATCCTCACCAAGCCCGTGCGCATGCGCATCGCGGGCACCGCCGAGGACGAGGCCAAGGCCCTCCTGGCGGACGTGAACAGCCCCCTGATCCAGATGTACCCCACCATGTTTGAGGCCGCCGACGAGGCCGCCAAGGAGGCGAACAAGTAA
- a CDS encoding M24 family metallopeptidase, producing the protein MTQLQQLRHAMRRAGLDAMWISDPANVRAMSGFSSGKDGKVLVTHDAATLYTDARYTVQAAEESPLPTFIARPPATVEHAAPGLSGLRVGFEADHLTVAALEDLRDHWPQATLVAVQGLVQSLRVVKSEVEVQAVRDAQALADRVYAEVRPLIVAGARELDIATEIELRLRRAGAQSAFDLIVASGPRGAMPHGVASDRVIQDRDLVTVDMGAQLRGYHSDMTRTVAVGTPDAEMARVYRAVLEAEEAAVRAVKPGVRTADLDRLARDILTGHGLGEAFAHSLGHGVGLEVHEGPSLRGTSDDVLQPGMIITIEPGAYLPGVGGVRIEDLVLVTEDGFEVLSQSPKETL; encoded by the coding sequence ATGACTCAACTTCAACAGTTGCGCCACGCGATGCGCCGCGCTGGACTGGACGCCATGTGGATCAGCGATCCCGCCAACGTCCGCGCCATGAGCGGCTTCAGCAGCGGCAAGGACGGCAAGGTGCTGGTCACGCACGACGCCGCGACCCTGTACACCGACGCCCGCTACACCGTGCAGGCGGCCGAGGAGTCCCCGCTGCCGACCTTCATCGCGCGCCCTCCGGCCACGGTCGAACACGCCGCGCCGGGCCTGTCCGGGCTGCGCGTGGGGTTCGAGGCCGATCACCTGACCGTCGCCGCGCTGGAAGACCTGCGAGACCACTGGCCGCAGGCGACGCTGGTCGCCGTGCAGGGCCTCGTGCAGAGCCTGCGCGTCGTGAAATCCGAGGTCGAGGTGCAGGCCGTCCGCGACGCTCAGGCGCTCGCCGACCGGGTGTACGCCGAGGTCCGCCCGCTGATTGTGGCGGGCGCCCGTGAACTGGACATCGCCACGGAGATCGAGCTGCGCCTGCGCCGCGCCGGAGCGCAGAGTGCCTTCGACCTGATCGTCGCCAGCGGCCCGCGCGGCGCCATGCCGCACGGCGTCGCCAGTGACCGCGTCATTCAGGACAGGGACCTCGTGACGGTGGACATGGGCGCGCAGCTGCGCGGGTACCACAGCGACATGACCCGCACGGTCGCGGTGGGCACGCCGGACGCCGAGATGGCCCGCGTGTACCGCGCGGTCCTGGAGGCCGAGGAAGCGGCCGTGCGGGCCGTGAAGCCCGGCGTGCGCACTGCTGACCTGGACCGGCTGGCCCGCGACATCCTGACCGGCCACGGGCTGGGCGAGGCGTTCGCGCACTCCCTGGGGCACGGCGTGGGGCTCGAGGTGCATGAGGGACCCAGCCTGCGCGGCACGAGCGACGACGTGCTGCAGCCCGGCATGATCATCACCATCGAGCCCGGCGCGTACCTGCCGGGCGTGGGCGGCGTGCGCATCGAGGATCTGGTTCTCGTCACCGAGGACGGCTTCGAGGTGCTCAGCCAGTCCCCGAAGGAGACCCTGTGA
- the trpA gene encoding tryptophan synthase subunit alpha translates to MTATLTPTTPGAARIHAAFARANAEGRAAFIPFMTAGYPTAQGFPEVADALLTQADLLEVGIPYSDPLGDGPTIQRASEQALGGGTSTRHTLALVKELRARHDTPIVIMTYVNPIYAVGPREFMRLAQEAGVDGLILPDLPPDQDLEIANLAAEHGMAVTFLIAPTSTPARVKLVAEACTGFLYAVSVTGVTGTREGSALNEVPAMLALARQHAKVPVAVGFGVKDAETAAQVAQVADGVVVGSAFINAVKAGQDVAALAASIRAGCTQN, encoded by the coding sequence ATGACCGCCACCCTGACCCCCACCACCCCCGGCGCCGCCCGCATCCACGCCGCCTTCGCCCGCGCGAACGCCGAGGGCCGCGCCGCGTTCATCCCCTTCATGACCGCCGGGTACCCCACCGCGCAGGGCTTCCCCGAGGTCGCGGACGCCCTGCTGACCCAGGCGGACCTGCTTGAGGTCGGGATTCCCTACAGCGACCCCCTCGGCGACGGCCCGACCATCCAGCGGGCCAGCGAGCAGGCGCTGGGCGGCGGCACGAGCACCCGCCACACCCTCGCCCTGGTGAAGGAATTGCGTGCCCGGCACGACACGCCCATCGTGATCATGACGTACGTGAATCCCATCTACGCCGTCGGCCCGCGCGAGTTCATGCGACTGGCGCAGGAGGCTGGAGTGGACGGCCTGATCCTCCCGGACCTGCCGCCCGACCAGGACCTGGAGATCGCGAATCTGGCCGCCGAGCATGGCATGGCCGTGACGTTCCTGATCGCACCCACCAGCACCCCGGCGCGCGTGAAACTCGTCGCGGAGGCCTGCACCGGCTTCCTGTACGCCGTCAGCGTGACCGGGGTGACCGGCACCCGCGAGGGCAGCGCCCTGAACGAGGTGCCCGCCATGCTGGCCCTCGCCCGCCAGCACGCGAAGGTGCCGGTCGCGGTGGGCTTCGGCGTGAAGGACGCCGAGACTGCCGCGCAGGTCGCGCAGGTCGCCGACGGCGTCGTGGTGGGCAGCGCGTTCATCAACGCCGTGAAGGCCGGGCAGGACGTCGCCGCGCTCGCCGCGAGCATCCGCGCGGGCTGCACGCAGAACTGA
- a CDS encoding septal ring lytic transglycosylase RlpA family protein yields MSRAALVAALLLSGLLGSAQAGTYRVQAGDTLWGIARAHSISVTALLDLNRGRSATIRPGDTLRVPDRNTPTVRAAAFTPPQDTDRVFQQGQAVYYGGRFTPQTNLTAAHLTLPFGTWVRVTHTRTGRSVDVMINDRGPFGIQSRVIDLSTEAARALGIISEGVAPVTLSILSRP; encoded by the coding sequence GTGAGCCGGGCGGCTCTGGTGGCTGCGCTGCTGCTGAGCGGGTTGCTGGGAAGCGCGCAGGCCGGAACGTACCGCGTCCAGGCTGGGGATACCCTGTGGGGCATCGCCCGGGCGCACAGCATCAGCGTGACGGCCCTGCTGGACCTGAACCGTGGCCGCAGCGCCACGATCCGCCCTGGCGACACGCTGCGCGTACCGGACCGGAACACACCGACCGTGCGGGCCGCGGCGTTCACGCCTCCGCAGGACACGGACCGGGTCTTCCAGCAGGGGCAGGCGGTGTACTACGGGGGCCGCTTCACGCCACAGACCAACCTGACCGCCGCTCACCTGACCCTGCCCTTCGGGACGTGGGTGCGGGTCACGCACACCCGCACGGGTCGCAGCGTGGACGTGATGATCAACGACCGCGGTCCGTTCGGGATCCAGTCGCGCGTGATCGACCTGTCGACGGAAGCTGCGCGGGCACTCGGGATCATCTCAGAGGGCGTCGCGCCCGTGACGCTGAGCATCCTGAGTCGCCCCTGA
- the pepF gene encoding oligoendopeptidase F produces MPTETIKALPPRSEAPREQTWDIEALYDTPDAWSAEGDALARDLPSLSAHAGQLGTPGGLLAYLGAANDLELRLGRFMSYASMTASVDGRDAVAAARRDRAATLGAQFGSTTAFFRPELLALDDALVRGWLDTPDFAEHRVRLERILRGKPHVRSAEVEELLGAVQAPFASERGIHPALANMDLRFGTAGGETVTQGNVDRLTAHPDREVRREAWEGYADAHLAARHSQAAMYATNVRQNVFLARARNYPDTISASLSPDNIPTGVVTTLLDTYRANTPVWHRYWRVRREWLNLPELREYDVKAALVPPRAVSYEQAVQWLAEGMAPLGEAYVRDMVPGLTTERWVDYAENDGKRQGAYSNGGGRVKPYIFMTWNGTMNSYSTLAHEIGHSMHSLLSQREHGYGVPRYTLFHAEVASNFNQAMVRSHLLAQARAAGDTEFEVQIIEEALSNFHRYFFIMPTLAAFELEAYRRIEAGGTLSAPDLIDLTADLLSEGYGDGVTLDRERSGIMWAQFSTHLYANFYAYQYSTGISAAHQILEQFSADPDVARESYLRFLRSGGSLDPIDALREAGVDMLSPAPVEATFRTLEGYVARLEELLAARR; encoded by the coding sequence ATGCCAACTGAAACGATCAAGGCGCTGCCGCCCCGCAGCGAGGCCCCGCGTGAGCAGACCTGGGACATCGAGGCCCTCTACGACACGCCCGACGCCTGGTCGGCGGAAGGGGACGCCCTGGCCCGCGATCTTCCCTCGTTGTCTGCCCACGCCGGACAGCTCGGCACGCCGGGCGGCCTGCTGGCGTACCTGGGCGCCGCGAACGACCTCGAACTGCGCCTGGGCCGCTTCATGTCCTACGCGAGCATGACCGCCAGCGTGGACGGCCGCGACGCCGTGGCCGCCGCCCGCCGCGACCGCGCCGCCACCCTGGGCGCCCAGTTCGGCAGCACCACGGCGTTCTTCCGCCCGGAACTCCTCGCACTGGACGACGCTCTGGTGCGGGGCTGGCTGGACACGCCCGACTTCGCCGAGCACCGCGTCCGCCTGGAACGCATCCTGCGCGGCAAACCCCACGTCCGCAGCGCCGAGGTCGAAGAACTGCTGGGTGCCGTGCAGGCTCCCTTCGCGTCCGAGCGCGGCATTCACCCGGCGCTGGCGAACATGGACCTGCGCTTCGGCACGGCGGGCGGCGAGACCGTCACGCAGGGCAACGTGGACCGCCTGACCGCCCACCCGGACCGCGAGGTGCGCCGCGAGGCCTGGGAGGGCTACGCAGACGCGCACCTGGCCGCGCGGCACTCGCAGGCGGCGATGTACGCCACGAACGTCCGCCAGAACGTGTTCCTGGCCCGCGCCCGGAACTACCCGGACACCATCAGCGCCTCTCTCTCCCCGGACAACATTCCCACCGGGGTCGTGACCACGCTGCTCGACACGTACCGCGCGAACACGCCGGTCTGGCACCGCTACTGGCGTGTCCGCCGCGAGTGGCTGAACCTGCCCGAACTGCGCGAGTACGACGTGAAGGCCGCGCTGGTGCCCCCCCGCGCCGTGTCCTACGAGCAGGCGGTTCAGTGGCTCGCGGAGGGCATGGCCCCGCTGGGCGAGGCCTACGTGCGCGACATGGTCCCCGGCCTGACCACGGAACGCTGGGTGGACTACGCCGAGAACGACGGTAAACGCCAGGGCGCGTACAGCAACGGTGGTGGCCGCGTGAAGCCCTACATCTTCATGACCTGGAACGGCACCATGAACTCGTACTCCACCCTGGCGCACGAGATCGGGCATTCCATGCACTCCCTGCTCTCGCAGCGTGAACACGGGTACGGCGTGCCCCGCTACACCCTCTTCCACGCGGAGGTCGCCAGCAACTTCAACCAGGCGATGGTCCGCTCACACCTCCTGGCGCAGGCCCGCGCCGCCGGGGACACCGAGTTCGAGGTGCAGATCATTGAGGAGGCCCTGTCGAACTTCCACCGGTACTTCTTCATCATGCCGACCCTCGCCGCCTTCGAACTGGAAGCGTACCGCCGCATCGAGGCGGGCGGCACCCTCAGCGCACCGGACCTGATCGACCTGACCGCCGACCTGCTGTCCGAGGGTTACGGGGACGGCGTCACGCTGGATCGCGAGCGCAGCGGGATCATGTGGGCGCAGTTCAGCACGCACCTGTACGCGAACTTCTACGCGTACCAGTACTCGACTGGGATCAGCGCCGCGCACCAGATCCTCGAGCAGTTCAGCGCCGACCCGGACGTCGCCCGTGAGTCGTATCTGCGCTTCCTACGCTCGGGAGGGAGCCTGGACCCCATTGACGCCCTGCGCGAGGCGGGTGTGGACATGCTCAGTCCCGCGCCGGTCGAGGCGACGTTCCGCACGCTGGAAGGCTACGTGGCGCGCCTGGAGGAATTGCTGGCCGCGCGCCGCTGA
- a CDS encoding Rrf2 family transcriptional regulator, translated as MNSQYAVAVHVLSIISQFPEHSSSADIAVSVGTNPVVIRTVTGLLRRADLLSTQQGVSGARLTRDPRDITLLDVYRAVNGEGSVFRLHEHPHPACPVGANIQATLEDRFGRAHAALEAELARTTLADVLGDLAARAG; from the coding sequence ATGAACAGTCAGTACGCCGTGGCGGTGCATGTGCTGAGCATCATCAGCCAGTTCCCCGAGCACTCCAGTTCCGCCGATATCGCCGTCAGCGTCGGCACCAACCCGGTCGTGATCCGCACCGTGACGGGCCTGCTGCGCCGCGCGGACCTGCTCTCGACCCAGCAGGGCGTCAGCGGCGCCCGCCTGACCCGCGACCCGCGCGACATCACCCTGCTGGACGTCTACCGCGCTGTGAACGGCGAAGGCAGCGTGTTCCGCCTCCATGAGCATCCGCACCCGGCCTGCCCCGTCGGGGCGAACATCCAGGCGACCCTGGAAGACCGCTTCGGGCGCGCGCACGCAGCGCTGGAGGCCGAACTGGCCCGCACGACCCTCGCGGACGTGCTGGGGGACCTGGCAGCCCGCGCGGGCTGA
- a CDS encoding histidine phosphatase family protein has translation MRLWIIRHGETKGNQAGILRGPSSAGDEITDTGHEQARAMAGRISGGEPRPQAVYASRYRRAQQTARPLAEQLGVPVTVLPGVHEVDCGEWAGEPYSALRQHPERLELGGGELGFRGGESFREIAARFRADVDGLPEQDSALVSHGGIIRIALADLLGLEVREVWRGGEFMLGNTESVVLERLDGVWRLV, from the coding sequence ATGCGACTCTGGATCATCCGGCACGGCGAGACGAAAGGCAATCAGGCGGGCATCCTGCGCGGCCCCAGCAGCGCCGGGGACGAGATCACCGACACCGGTCACGAGCAGGCGCGGGCGATGGCCGGGCGGATCAGTGGGGGAGAGCCGCGCCCGCAGGCGGTGTACGCCAGCCGGTACCGCCGCGCGCAGCAGACGGCGCGGCCCCTGGCGGAACAGCTGGGCGTGCCGGTCACGGTCCTTCCCGGTGTTCACGAGGTGGACTGCGGCGAGTGGGCCGGAGAGCCGTACTCAGCGCTGCGGCAGCACCCGGAGCGGCTGGAACTGGGCGGTGGCGAGCTGGGGTTCCGGGGGGGCGAGTCCTTTCGGGAGATCGCGGCGCGGTTCCGCGCGGACGTGGATGGACTGCCGGAACAGGACTCGGCGCTGGTGTCGCATGGTGGGATCATCCGGATTGCCCTGGCGGACCTGCTGGGCCTGGAGGTCCGTGAGGTCTGGCGTGGTGGTGAATTCATGCTGGGGAACACGGAATCGGTGGTGCTGGAGCGCCTGGATGGAGTGTGGCGTCTCGTTTGA
- a CDS encoding YbjN domain-containing protein gives MTMETALLTLDTLAKYLKEKEVQLDMEENNGQRFIRMGWRFEMGDAAVLVSVNDGPNNTSRLEVTCVTQKQYGDRRVEVVNMLNDRNRERAFARSIDADGNVWLEYVGFYPTLAEMPQETFDTLFGGVLMHFQDDYAALEGFVPQMQVQQPQA, from the coding sequence ATGACGATGGAAACGGCACTGCTGACTCTGGACACCCTGGCCAAGTACCTGAAGGAAAAGGAAGTCCAGCTGGACATGGAAGAGAACAACGGCCAGCGCTTCATCCGCATGGGCTGGCGTTTCGAGATGGGCGACGCGGCCGTGCTGGTCAGCGTGAACGACGGCCCGAACAACACCAGCCGCCTGGAAGTCACCTGCGTGACCCAGAAGCAGTACGGTGACCGCCGCGTGGAGGTCGTGAACATGCTCAACGACCGCAACCGCGAGCGTGCCTTCGCCCGCAGCATCGACGCGGACGGCAACGTGTGGCTGGAGTACGTGGGCTTCTACCCCACCCTGGCCGAGATGCCCCAGGAGACCTTCGACACGCTGTTCGGCGGCGTGCTGATGCACTTCCAGGACGACTACGCCGCGCTGGAAGGCTTTGTGCCCCAGATGCAGGTCCAGCAGCCCCAGGCGTAA
- the sucD gene encoding succinate--CoA ligase subunit alpha: protein MGILVGKDSKVIVQGMTGREGASHSRAMKEFGTQVVAGVTPGKGGTDFEGWPVFNSVAEAKAATGANVSIIFVPPAGAADAVLEAAHAGMPLIVLITEGVPTVDMMRAVQEVKALDAQSRAQGGEGIRLIGGNCPGLVTNGEAKIGIMPNKIYANPGRIGLISRSGTLTYEAAKLLNDAGMGTSTTVGIGGDPVIGTTFADVLPLFEADPDTDAVIVIGEIGGADEEAAAEYIAQNMKKPVVAFISGRSAPKGKRMGHAGAIIMGDVGTPESKLAAFAAANVPVADTMPEIIDLVKQALNK from the coding sequence ATGGGTATCCTCGTAGGCAAGGACAGTAAGGTCATCGTGCAGGGCATGACCGGCCGTGAAGGTGCGAGCCACAGCCGCGCCATGAAGGAATTCGGCACGCAGGTCGTCGCGGGCGTCACCCCCGGCAAGGGCGGCACCGACTTCGAAGGCTGGCCCGTGTTCAACAGCGTCGCCGAGGCCAAGGCCGCGACCGGCGCGAACGTCAGCATCATCTTCGTGCCCCCCGCGGGCGCCGCGGACGCCGTGCTGGAAGCGGCGCACGCCGGGATGCCCCTGATCGTCCTGATCACGGAAGGCGTGCCCACCGTGGACATGATGCGCGCCGTGCAGGAAGTCAAGGCGCTCGACGCACAGAGCCGCGCCCAGGGTGGCGAGGGCATCCGCCTGATCGGCGGGAACTGCCCCGGCCTGGTCACGAACGGGGAAGCCAAGATCGGCATCATGCCGAACAAGATCTACGCCAACCCAGGCCGCATCGGCCTGATCAGCCGCAGCGGCACCCTGACGTACGAAGCCGCCAAGCTGCTGAACGACGCGGGCATGGGCACCAGCACCACCGTCGGCATCGGCGGGGACCCCGTGATCGGCACGACCTTCGCGGACGTGCTCCCCCTGTTCGAAGCCGACCCCGACACCGACGCGGTCATCGTGATCGGTGAGATCGGCGGCGCGGACGAGGAAGCCGCCGCCGAGTACATCGCGCAGAACATGAAGAAGCCCGTCGTGGCCTTCATCAGCGGCCGCAGCGCCCCCAAGGGCAAGCGCATGGGTCACGCCGGCGCGATCATCATGGGCGACGTCGGCACCCCCGAGAGCAAGCTCGCGGCCTTCGCGGCAGCGAACGTGCCCGTGGCGGACACCATGCCCGAGATCATCGATCTCGTGAAGCAGGCGCTGAACAAGTAA
- a CDS encoding sugar efflux transporter: protein MTTTAPPTHGSGLGAMLRLPYALPLALSCFLLGFGLSLAVPYMALYAVKQAGMSPLQLGIFLTVNAISAVLFATVLARWSDRLPNRKPILLATMAAGTVAYALIGVTPHFAGLLVIGALLLALGAAAFPQVFSFARASLQDIPADLADRAMTLLRAVFSLSWVVGPGLGAVILGDGRYTAVFLSAAACFALAALPLLRVPGRRPQPTPGITPDLPDTPRPAARRAIALGALAFVLYGMSMQMGMAMFPLFITETLRGTSGEVGFLVGLCALLEIPVMIALVTWRRLPGVPTLVAAGMALFVAHFALIYVADSLPLLIAAQVIRAVVLAILAGLGMTYFQTLMPGRFSAATTMFANTGSIGGMLSGITSGAVAQTLGYRSVFLVCAVLTLLGFLVMTWTNRRHTSA from the coding sequence ATGACCACCACCGCACCCCCCACGCATGGCAGCGGCCTGGGGGCCATGCTGCGCCTCCCGTACGCGCTACCGCTGGCCCTGAGCTGCTTCCTGCTGGGCTTCGGCCTCTCGCTGGCCGTGCCGTACATGGCCCTGTACGCCGTGAAACAGGCCGGAATGAGCCCCCTGCAGCTGGGCATCTTCCTGACCGTGAACGCCATCAGCGCCGTATTGTTCGCGACGGTTCTGGCCCGCTGGTCCGACCGGCTGCCGAACCGCAAACCCATCCTGCTGGCCACCATGGCCGCCGGAACGGTCGCCTACGCCCTGATCGGCGTGACGCCGCATTTCGCGGGCCTGCTGGTCATCGGGGCGCTGCTGCTCGCGTTGGGCGCCGCCGCGTTCCCACAGGTGTTCTCCTTCGCCCGCGCCAGCCTGCAGGACATCCCGGCCGATCTGGCCGACCGCGCCATGACGCTGCTGCGCGCCGTGTTCAGCCTCTCCTGGGTGGTCGGGCCGGGCCTGGGCGCCGTGATCCTCGGGGACGGGCGGTACACGGCCGTGTTCCTGAGTGCCGCTGCCTGCTTCGCGCTGGCGGCACTCCCTCTGTTGCGCGTCCCAGGCCGCCGCCCGCAGCCCACGCCGGGCATCACGCCTGACCTGCCCGACACGCCCCGCCCCGCCGCGCGCCGGGCCATCGCGCTGGGCGCCCTGGCATTCGTGCTGTACGGCATGAGCATGCAGATGGGCATGGCGATGTTCCCGCTGTTCATCACCGAGACGCTGCGCGGCACCAGCGGCGAGGTCGGCTTCCTGGTTGGCCTGTGCGCCCTGCTGGAGATCCCGGTGATGATCGCGCTGGTCACGTGGAGGCGCCTGCCGGGTGTGCCGACGCTGGTCGCGGCGGGCATGGCGCTGTTCGTGGCGCACTTCGCGCTGATCTACGTGGCGGACAGCCTGCCGCTGCTGATCGCCGCGCAGGTCATCCGCGCGGTGGTGCTGGCGATCCTGGCGGGCCTGGGCATGACGTACTTCCAGACGCTCATGCCGGGCCGATTCAGCGCCGCCACGACGATGTTCGCGAACACCGGCAGCATCGGCGGAATGCTCAGCGGCATCACGAGCGGCGCGGTCGCGCAGACCCTGGGGTACCGCAGTGTGTTTCTGGTGTGCGCCGTGCTGACCCTGCTGGGCTTCCTGGTGATGACCTGGACGAACCGTCGTCACACCAGCGCGTAA